The nucleotide sequence AAGTGAAGATACCAATTTACCTATCTTTCAGATCATgatagagataaataaaatatggaatatccatattataaaatatattgctgtaaaaagaaatgaaatgtgaatacacacaacataaataaagctaaaaaccataaaaacaacaaaaattgtacttggtgaaataaatcatttttacaaCATAATAagttgtatgattcaatttatatgaaatatgtaGAGAGAatatagagaaggaaagaaaattggtGTTAGCCTAGGGCTAAGGGGTCATGGTAAGTGACTTCTATACCATTATGGTTTCTTTTatgttgataaaaatgttctaaaatgataTAATGGTGATGGCTTCATGACTGCAAGCATACTAAATACATTTAGATTTTATACTTTAAGTAGGTCGGTTTTCTGCTGtggaaattaaatttaattatcaaGTCTGttacaataatgataaaaataaatttttctgtgAGAAAACAGATATACTTTGAGACATATTAGATATCgaattaaagtattttattatatgactTCAAGTTTATCCTTCCTTTCTACTGTGGATTGATTATGTCACATTTATTTTGATATGTCTTCTTATCTATATCactttaaaattagttttgtgtagaaaattatttcaataattggTTATTCGTTAAATGTATGTggttcaaataaaatttttaaataaccactCAACAATAAAAGCAGATTGCAGGttgtttaaatcatttaaatgctTTCAAAATCAGTCTCTATATAAAGGATAAAAGTCATACTCACTATTGACAAGAGAACCGATCTAAAAATACCAccgagtaaaaaaaaaagttatactcaCAAAGGATCATTTATTACTGTCTTCAGTGCATTGAGTAAGTCTGTACTCGACATTGTGTTGAAGTCCAAACTAATAGCTGCGCCCTTGGCCTTCATGTGTGCAATGTTATCAGGTTGATCTGCAAACAATGGAACGCCCACCATAGGGATTCCATGGTAGATCGCCTCGTAGATGCCATTGGCTCCACCATGTGTTATAAAAGCTCTGGTTTTGGGATGACCTAGGATTGAAGGAATTTTAGCAAAATCATTCataggaataaaatgagaaatgcacAATGGAAGAATCTGAGTGTGACAGTGTTTCCTTGATAACACACTGAATTGAAATGAAATTGCTTTTCAGACTTCAGAGGAAGGAGCACCTAATTCTGCTGGAGATGTAAGTGAAGGCTATGTGGTGTGTTTAACTTCAGactgaaaaaattaatacaatattaCCAGTTGAACTAACAACAAGTGAAATTTGGACAAGGAAATATAATGtgcaaaaaagacaaaagcacaGAAAAGGGATGGGCATGTAAgaatgtgttctcattttttgtttgtttgtttgtttttttaatggagacagagtctctctctgtcacccaggctggagtgcagtggtgcaatctcggatcactgcaacctccacctcccaggttcaggcaattctcctactcagccttctgagtagcagggactacagggaAACCACCATGCCCCATTAATTTTTTGCCTTTaatagagactgagtttcaccatgttgcccaggatggtctcgaactcctaagttCAGTCAATctgcccatgtcagcctcccaaagtgctaggattacaggcgtgagccacctttgTCCAGCCAGAATGTGTTCTCTTAAGTACAGTCATGGAGTATGATATGTGGGGTGTGCAAGGCAGCAGGCAGTGAGGTGATGGTGGTGCTAGAATTGAGGAAGGACAGGTCACACTTCATTATGAAATGTGTCAACAATTTTTGATTAAGATTAGGGATTTAATCCTACACAAAATGCAGTGTCCCTGGTGGTAGCAGAAGAACTGTTATTTTTAGTGACATATGACATATGAAATAACCCTAGAGAAGAGGAAAGTAAAGTTGTAGAAATATGAGAAAGGAAGACAACCCAGGAAGTGCCAGAACAATTCTGAGAGGAAATAACACCTGAAATAAAGATACTCTGATCATAAAGAATGTGGGTGCCTATCATAAAACGACAGCaattattgtttattcttttcaccCTAGGACTGGAAAATAAATATAgagaagtttcattttatttttaagtttttccatAACAAATGTTCAATAGGCTTGTTTCATAATGACTATTAACATTCTAATAATCTGTTACtaatatattcaatatttgtTCTCCAGAGACTTACCAAGAAGGTCATTCTGGGGTAGCCACTTGTACAGCTGAGTATTGAGTCCTAAGGCATCTGGTTTATTCCCATCAAATCTCCACAGAACCTGTTACAGTGAAGAAAATATCTTATTCCATGAGAGGAGCCCAAAAGTTATAGAATGTTAGAACTCTAAAGAGATTAACAATGAGAACAAGGGATGTTAAGTAACAAGAACTACTCAGACTGATGTAAACAGAATACTCACgtttcatttccttatttttgtaaTTAGTTAGGTATATAAGGAAATCATGTTTTTTCAAAATAGCAGCTTAGACAAATAAGATTATCAATGAAAAGTTCAAGTGTTTAAAAAGTTgttacacttttcaaaagaaaacctaTATGGGGTAAACCTctacatgaaaaaaagcttaacatcacttatcaaaaccacaaagagacaccatcttacatcagtcagaatggccattataaaaaactcaaaaaataacagatgctggcgatgttgtatagaaaaagaaatgcttatactcTGCAGGAGGATGTgtaagttcaaccattgtggaagacagggtgaCGATTCCTCAAAatcctagaggcagaaatactattcaacccagcaatcctattactgggtatgtatccaaaggactataaattggaatatgcacatgtatgttaatTACAGCACTATTCATCCTAGCAAAGACAcgaaatcaatctaaatgcccatcaatgatggattgaataaagaaaatgtggtatatgtacacagtgaaatattatgtagccatagaaaagaacaagatcatgtcttttgcaggaacataaaTGAGTTGCTGtacattatccttagcaaataaacacaggaacagaaatccaaacacctcATGCCcccacttacaagtggaagctaaaagATGAGAACGCATGAACATATAGAGAGGAACAACATATGCTGGGACttattggggggtgggggttgggaggagagaaaggatcaggaaaaataactaaaaggtaTTAGACTTCCTACTTGCATGACAAAACAGTCTGTACAACAAACGCCCAAGAtataagtttacctatgtaacaaacatcccatttaccctgaaattaaaagttaacaaacaaaatttaattttaaaaagataaaaaattttggTAATCATATGCATTAAAATTTTTAGGTAGTCATCATTCTAGTGTGAAAAAGCAGTAACAACTTACTAATGACCTATATGCTTattttgtgttatatattttatgagTTTTCATCTAccaaatttaatattaatttcatctaccaaatttaatattaatatttctgagTAATATGGGAAGTAGTTCACTTATATCTACAtgtctataaattattttaatacagtttGTTGCCTTTGATTGATAAAAATACAAGTCTATAAACTAAGCCACCTGGAAGAAGTTAATTAATGCTGCAAAGGTAGCATGTATAACTTCTTTGAAATTACAAATCATCAAGCACTACTTCCAAGAAAAATTTCAAGTGATAGCTTTTGACACAAATTCAGAGTATTCTCAGTATCGCTAATGTTGGATATTTTTTCAACACAGAAATGAGGAACCTATTGGaccacaaataaaaatacaactcttaaataaattcaaaattgtattttgcTGAATTTTGGTCAACTGATTGCTAACACTTAAACAGTGTGCTACAAAATGTTGACAACAGTGATTAATATGTTCTGCTATAGCCAAgacatttttatgtttacattACTAATTTTGGAAACCCTGAGGAAtccttataaattaaaaaataatttacagtgtTTTAAGTTCTATTTGTTACATCAGTGTTAAAGTAACTTTGAGTTTTTGGCAAAATATTAGCATAGGTCATTACAAGAAGGCTATGTCAGACAGGGAACTAAAAAGTAATtgcaaatacacattttattctatataaaagaaaatatgttcctACTATGTTCTATGGAGGCGGCATCTGAACCTGGTCCCCCGCCTGGCTTCCTTCTGCTTGAGTCCTTCCTATATTTCCTTCGGCTTCCTCCATTGGGAGGAGTTGTTAATCTCACAGTGCAGCATCTTTGTGGGGCCACATTTTATACTACACAGGGTCCACCCTCAGAGCAGGATCCATCTCCACCCTTTCCCTTTCATCTTCCTACTTCAGACATTTGCTGGGCCCAGTCCAGCAAGGCaggctgctttttctctttctccagattTGCCTGGCTGTGTGGGTCCTTATGTTAGTTGTCTGACAGCTTAGGCCGTCCTTTCTCTGAATAGTACCCTGAATATCACACAAATAGGCCTACTCCAAAATGTATAGGTAGTATATGAGGCTGGATAACATGGCAACACTAAACTGCATGATGCATGTCAGAGTTTTTAAATACCTGCTATTGTTACTGCTCTAGTGAAGTTACCAAAATGTTATGTTTTCTAACGTCTGTAGGGTGTACAACGCCCTCAGGAAATCTTAAACAAAAGGATCAAATCACAGGGGCAAAATTTGGTGATAGCACAAACCTGACACCAATATCATGATAATACTAAAGCTTTATCTGCAACTCTTAATTATATTTATTCCTGATCACAATGTTAATGCCATATTAATTACTAATGAAAAACACTCTGTATTATTTTAGCatcttccatatatatttttgattttgaATTAATATCTGAGATAATTAGTGCTTTCCCAATAGCTAAGTTTATAGGCAGGAAGTTTCTACAATTGGTTTCTTTACAAACTTTAACAGCCTCTTTCAGCAGTTTTTCACAACATTAAGACATTTTATCTTACCTTTTGTGGGATCTTGGCAAGGGCTGATGCAATTACATTGGCCCTTTCTTCTGACATGTTACTGACCATCGACCCCAGAGAAAACACCACAATACCATTTTCTCCAGAGCTCTGGACAAACTCTTCCATTTcctatgaaaaaaagaatgtgttctaTCATAATAGATTATCAGCACAGCAAGCACTGTGAAAAAATTggtataaaaactaaaaagagaaaatcaactaTTATCAGGAATTATTGGAGTAAAGGATGTTTTTTGACTGACTCGattactcagtttttttttttttttttttttttttgcaataagtTTAATATTAGATAGGATGCTTCTGTTAAgggtatttgtataaatatgtgtgtatgcatgtgtgtgtgtgtgcgtgtgtgtgtgtgtgtgtgtgtgaaagagacaaATGAAATAGAGCTATCACATAGTATTTGCGGAGATACCCAAActcttcatttataatattataagtACTAATGTAGGTGCTTTAAAGTGGCACCACTTGGCTTTAATGGTATATTGTTGTTCTGCTAAATCACATATGTTTATTTTAGGCAGGTTTTCTACAGAATTATTTTAGTTGGAATTCATTAGTGGTTGACTTCCCTGACTGAGCACTGAGGAAAAGTTACTCACAGCTGGGATTGTGTAAATCTACATTTATCTTGCTATAATCCTTTACACGTCACTTAAAGTTTGTCAGAGTTTTCCAGTccttctttcaaaaaagaaaaaaaaagtaactgtaaAAAGTGATGGTTAAGAATCACTGACTTTGTGGAGTCTGCCATTGTGGTTTGGAATTTCTATGAATTAATTCTAAGAGTCTCATATATAATACAGAATTGTACAGTATATAGTTAGATAGTTGAATGATCATATTTTTCATGTTATTGTTTAGCTGGAACACCTATTGCCCTGAAATCACACTGTTAAATTGATGTGCTATTTATAACTGCATGTGAGGAACTCTCGTCATCTCTTTGCTGTGTCTCAGAGGCAGCAACACTTGCACCAGAATGGGAGAGACTGCCAGGCCTTTCTGCAGAAGAGATTTGGTCACTTTCTTGAGTAGCTCACTCACACCACATACACATTTTGGTGAAAACACGCTTGGCTGGAGTTTATTGAGAATCATTCTGACTTGTGTTCCCCAATTATgccaatttttaaagttaaataatttcaGATGTAATCATTGGGGTTAAACTTTCCCTTAAGTGttctttacaaaacaaagaaaaaaaatccaaatgtttaTTTGCAGACCACATATGgctgagtattttttaaaatatgactttcaATGTTAAGATATTAGTGTTAACGATGTCAGAGTCACTGTAGTACTGTTCCAGATAATACATGGGATACCCAGGTA is from Piliocolobus tephrosceles isolate RC106 unplaced genomic scaffold, ASM277652v3 unscaffolded_38322, whole genome shotgun sequence and encodes:
- the LOC113223059 gene encoding UDP-glucuronosyltransferase 2B4 produces the protein MEEFVQSSGENGIVVFSLGSMVSNMSEERANVIASALAKIPQKVLWRFDGNKPDALGLNTQLYKWLPQNDLLGHPKTRAFITHGGANGIYEAIYHGIPMVGVPLFADQPDNIAHMKAKGAAISLDFNTMSSTDLLNALKTVINDPLYKENAMKLSRIHHDQPVKPLDRAVFWIEFVMRHKGAKHLRVAAHDLTWFQYHSLDVIGFLLACVATVIFIITKCLLCVWKFVRTGEKGKRD